In Coriobacteriaceae bacterium, a single window of DNA contains:
- the nrdD gene encoding anaerobic ribonucleoside-triphosphate reductase — protein sequence MKIIKRSGTEVTFDIDKIVNAIRAANLEVEEGSRLTDRQVIYAAQNVAEACEKAGHTVSVEEIQDLVEDEIMRLDCYEVARHYIIYRYVQSLKRQKNTTDDKILSLIECNNEEVKQENSNKNPTVNSVQRDYMAGEISKDLTQRVLLPQEIVDAHNEGLIHFHDSDYFAQHMHNCDLVNLEDMLQNGTVISGTLIEKPHSFSTACNIATQIIAQVASSQYGGQSISLTHLAPFVEVSRQKIRGEVARELEELGVSASAEKVREVVEDRLRDEIRRGVQTIQYQVVTLMTTNGQAPFVTVFMYLNEARTPQEKHDLAMIVEETLRQRYEGVKNEAGVWITPAFPKLIYVLEDDNVHENSPYFYLTQLAAKCTAKRMVPDYISEKKMRELKLSKGETAGNGDCYTCMGCRSFLTPDRSGNGFNNVANALNYDPTKPKYYGRFNQGVVTINLPDVALSSHQDMDKFWKIFDERLELCHRALLCRHERLIGTLSDAAPILWQYGALARLKKGETIDKLLVGGYSTISLGYAGLYECVKYMTGHSHTEKEGTPFAMAVMQHMNDKCAEWKAESDIDFSLYGTPLESTTYKFAKCLQRRFGIIPGVTDKGYITNSYHVHVSEEIDAFDKLKFEGMFQQLSPGGAISYVEVPNMQDNLKAVIRVMQYIYDNIMYAELNTKSDYCQVCGYDGEIKIVEDDGKLVWECPNCGNRDQEKMNVARRTCGYIGTQFWNQGRTEEIRDRVLHL from the coding sequence ATGAAGATCATCAAGCGCAGCGGCACCGAGGTTACCTTTGACATCGATAAGATCGTCAATGCGATCCGCGCCGCAAACTTGGAGGTCGAGGAAGGCTCTCGCCTTACCGACCGCCAGGTGATCTATGCGGCACAAAACGTCGCCGAGGCATGTGAGAAGGCCGGCCACACCGTATCGGTCGAGGAGATCCAGGATCTGGTCGAGGACGAGATTATGCGTCTCGACTGCTACGAGGTCGCTCGCCACTACATCATCTACCGCTATGTTCAGAGCCTGAAGCGCCAAAAGAACACGACCGATGACAAGATCCTGTCGCTGATTGAGTGCAATAACGAAGAGGTCAAGCAGGAGAACTCCAACAAGAACCCGACCGTCAACTCCGTCCAGCGCGACTACATGGCCGGCGAGATTTCCAAGGACCTGACGCAGCGCGTGCTGCTGCCCCAGGAGATCGTGGATGCCCACAACGAGGGCCTGATTCACTTCCACGATTCGGACTACTTTGCCCAGCACATGCATAACTGTGACCTGGTGAACCTGGAGGATATGCTCCAGAACGGCACCGTTATCTCGGGCACGCTGATCGAGAAGCCGCACAGCTTCTCGACTGCTTGCAATATCGCGACGCAGATTATCGCCCAGGTCGCCTCTTCCCAGTATGGCGGCCAGTCGATTTCGCTGACCCACCTGGCTCCGTTTGTCGAGGTGAGCCGTCAGAAGATTCGCGGCGAGGTTGCCCGCGAGCTCGAGGAGCTTGGCGTCTCTGCGTCTGCCGAGAAGGTCCGTGAGGTCGTTGAGGACCGTCTGCGTGACGAGATCCGTCGCGGCGTCCAGACGATTCAGTATCAGGTCGTGACCCTTATGACCACGAATGGCCAGGCGCCGTTCGTGACGGTCTTTATGTATCTCAACGAGGCCCGTACGCCTCAGGAGAAGCACGACCTTGCCATGATCGTGGAGGAGACGCTTCGCCAGCGCTACGAGGGCGTTAAGAACGAGGCTGGCGTGTGGATTACCCCGGCATTCCCCAAGCTTATCTACGTGCTCGAGGACGATAACGTTCACGAGAATTCCCCGTACTTCTACCTGACCCAGCTGGCTGCCAAGTGCACCGCCAAGCGCATGGTGCCCGACTACATCTCTGAGAAGAAGATGCGTGAGCTCAAGCTGTCTAAGGGTGAGACCGCCGGCAATGGCGATTGCTACACCTGCATGGGTTGCCGCAGCTTCCTGACGCCCGACCGTTCGGGCAACGGCTTTAACAATGTTGCCAACGCGCTGAACTATGACCCGACCAAACCTAAGTACTATGGCCGCTTTAACCAGGGTGTTGTGACCATCAACCTGCCCGATGTCGCACTGAGCTCGCATCAGGACATGGACAAGTTCTGGAAGATCTTCGACGAGCGCCTTGAGCTGTGCCATCGTGCCCTGCTGTGCCGTCATGAGCGCCTGATAGGCACGCTTTCGGATGCCGCACCGATTCTGTGGCAGTACGGCGCCCTGGCGCGCCTTAAGAAGGGCGAGACGATCGACAAACTGCTCGTGGGCGGCTATTCCACCATCAGCCTGGGGTATGCCGGTCTGTATGAGTGCGTCAAGTACATGACGGGCCACAGCCACACCGAGAAGGAAGGCACGCCGTTTGCCATGGCCGTCATGCAGCACATGAACGACAAATGCGCCGAGTGGAAGGCCGAAAGCGATATCGACTTCTCACTGTACGGCACCCCGCTTGAGTCGACGACCTACAAGTTCGCCAAGTGCCTGCAGCGCCGTTTTGGCATTATTCCGGGTGTGACGGACAAGGGCTACATTACCAACAGCTACCACGTCCATGTGTCCGAGGAGATTGATGCTTTCGATAAGCTCAAGTTTGAGGGCATGTTCCAGCAGCTTTCGCCGGGCGGTGCCATCTCCTACGTCGAGGTTCCCAACATGCAGGACAACCTTAAGGCTGTCATTCGCGTGATGCAGTACATCTACGACAACATCATGTATGCCGAGCTCAACACCAAGAGCGATTACTGCCAGGTGTGCGGCTATGACGGCGAGATCAAGATTGTCGAGGATGACGGCAAGCTGGTGTGGGAGTGCCCCAACTGCGGCAACCGCGATCAGGAGAAGATGAATGTCGCCCGTCGTACGTGCGGCTACATCGGTACTCAATTCTGGAACCAGGGTCGAACCGAGGAGATCCGCGACCGCGTGCTGCATCTCTAA
- the nrdG gene encoding anaerobic ribonucleoside-triphosphate reductase activating protein, with the protein MNYANIKYFDIADGEGVRTSLFVSGCRRGCKNCFNSVAWDFAAGEPFDRAVEDKIIDSLDHPFIDGLTILGGEPMEPENQAGLVDFIERVRAAYPVESGKTIWCFTGDVLEELMPGGRHHTEVTDRILACLDMLVDGPFVQDLYDISLRFRGSSNQRVIDMNATRTRAAREGVSLCDAVELWRDDPVYSTHTM; encoded by the coding sequence ATGAACTACGCGAACATTAAGTATTTCGACATTGCTGATGGGGAAGGTGTTCGTACTTCTCTGTTTGTGAGTGGGTGCCGTCGTGGGTGCAAGAATTGCTTTAACTCCGTCGCGTGGGACTTTGCCGCGGGTGAACCGTTCGACCGTGCCGTCGAGGACAAGATTATCGACAGTCTTGACCATCCCTTTATTGATGGCCTGACGATTCTGGGTGGCGAGCCCATGGAACCCGAGAATCAGGCGGGTCTCGTTGACTTTATCGAACGCGTGCGTGCGGCCTATCCTGTGGAGTCGGGGAAGACCATTTGGTGCTTTACCGGCGACGTGCTCGAGGAACTTATGCCGGGCGGCCGTCATCATACCGAGGTGACGGACCGTATCCTTGCCTGCCTCGATATGTTGGTGGACGGCCCGTTCGTTCAAGACCTGTACGATATCTCCTTGCGTTTTAGGGGTTCGAGTAATCAGCGGGTGATCGACATGAACGCCACGCGCACTCGTGCCGCGCGCGAGGGCGTTTCGCTTTGCGACGCTGTGGAGCTTTGGCGAGACGATCCGGTCTATTCGACCCATACTATGTAG
- the folE gene encoding GTP cyclohydrolase I FolE, whose protein sequence is MVDQEKVETAIKLLLEGIGEDPTREGLLETPARVARMYGEIAGGMDQSAEEHLSKTFAVASNDLVIERDITFYSLCEHHLLPFYGKAAIGYIPNGRVAGLSKLARTVEVYARRLQLQEQLCTQVADALMEYLAPQGAIVLMEAEHMCMTMRGVQKPGTKTVTLARRGVFETDPSLEERFFRMLGR, encoded by the coding sequence ATGGTCGATCAGGAAAAAGTTGAGACCGCCATAAAGCTGTTGCTTGAGGGCATAGGCGAGGACCCAACTCGTGAGGGCCTGCTGGAGACGCCGGCACGCGTCGCCCGCATGTATGGCGAGATTGCCGGCGGCATGGACCAGAGCGCTGAGGAGCACCTGTCCAAAACTTTTGCCGTCGCTTCGAACGATTTAGTTATCGAGCGCGACATCACGTTTTACTCGCTGTGCGAGCACCATCTGCTGCCGTTTTATGGCAAGGCTGCGATCGGCTATATCCCTAACGGCCGCGTGGCGGGTCTGTCTAAGCTTGCTCGCACGGTTGAGGTCTATGCCCGTCGTCTGCAGCTGCAGGAGCAGCTGTGTACACAGGTTGCCGATGCCCTCATGGAATATCTTGCCCCCCAAGGGGCAATCGTGCTGATGGAAGCCGAGCATATGTGCATGACCATGCGCGGCGTGCAAAAGCCCGGTACCAAGACCGTAACGCTTGCTCGTCGCGGTGTCTTTGAGACCGATCCGTCGCTCGAGGAGCGATTCTTTAGGATGCTGGGCCGCTAA
- a CDS encoding HD domain-containing protein — translation MRVVNDFASKTDEGTSRRGFMASGLTPFGAMPCIDYICANGLFRRHLGNIAQLESGRIFCRHGIDHLLDVARIMWIKNLEEELKFDREVIYATALLHDIGKDEQYESGISHDVASERVADAILGGMPEDVAFEPADAAAIKTAILGHRKLRVNSQPLERLLYAADKASRACFACPARNACNWSDDKKNLSIRV, via the coding sequence ATGAGAGTCGTCAACGACTTTGCATCGAAGACCGATGAAGGAACGTCGCGTCGCGGCTTTATGGCTTCGGGCCTGACTCCCTTTGGTGCCATGCCTTGCATTGATTACATCTGTGCCAACGGACTGTTCCGGCGGCATCTGGGAAACATTGCGCAGTTGGAATCGGGGCGCATCTTTTGCCGCCACGGTATCGACCATCTGCTGGATGTCGCCCGTATTATGTGGATCAAGAATCTCGAGGAAGAGCTCAAATTTGACCGCGAGGTCATCTATGCCACGGCACTTCTTCACGATATCGGCAAAGATGAACAGTATGAATCGGGTATATCCCATGATGTTGCAAGCGAACGCGTCGCCGATGCGATTCTCGGCGGCATGCCCGAAGACGTGGCGTTTGAGCCGGCAGATGCCGCAGCCATTAAGACGGCCATTCTGGGCCATCGAAAGCTGCGCGTGAACAGCCAGCCGCTTGAGCGTCTGCTCTATGCAGCCGACAAAGCGTCGCGCGCCTGCTTTGCATGCCCTGCGCGCAATGCCTGCAACTGGAGCGATGATAAAAAGAACCTGTCGATTCGCGTGTAG
- the folB gene encoding dihydroneopterin aldolase, translated as MTNKKLPENATKTEGAELARRGRGEISAATAVPHVSYDDLRHADRITIDDLEVFANHGVYPEENALGQKFVVSLVLYADLRAAGEHDNLDASIDYGSVCHDVDGYLREHTFKLIEAAAEGVAQMLLRRYPLLLGVRVKLDKPWAPVGLPLASCGVEIERVR; from the coding sequence ATGACTAACAAAAAGCTGCCCGAGAATGCAACCAAGACCGAGGGTGCCGAGCTTGCCCGTCGTGGCAGGGGCGAGATTTCCGCCGCAACGGCGGTGCCCCATGTGAGCTATGACGACCTGCGCCATGCCGACCGCATTACTATCGATGATCTCGAGGTCTTTGCCAACCACGGCGTGTATCCCGAGGAAAACGCCCTGGGGCAGAAGTTTGTCGTGTCCTTGGTGCTCTATGCCGACCTGCGCGCGGCGGGGGAGCACGATAACCTGGATGCCTCTATTGATTACGGCTCGGTGTGCCACGATGTCGATGGCTATCTGCGCGAGCATACGTTTAAGCTCATCGAGGCTGCAGCCGAGGGTGTGGCCCAGATGCTGCTACGTCGTTATCCCTTGCTGCTTGGCGTGCGTGTTAAGCTCGATAAGCCTTGGGCGCCCGTCGGTCTTCCCCTGGCAAGCTGTGGCGTCGAGATCGAGCGCGTGCGCTAG
- a CDS encoding M48 family metallopeptidase, producing the protein MTQQFTIFLPRPDGTPIPVVVTKKRVKNFNLRVTSSGEVHASATLDASRERIEAFVKRNNGWIISRLAQREQRQATAREPLSPLSIIALWGKPITVQDALDHNFASPAPRPKQVTFASFMGTDESNEGPQAKRRAILDGLTSDELQVHIDQLYTSEVTSALRDIVHAYEIAMGVAVSRVSVRSMKTRWGSCTPKTGAIRIARELAAYPVECLDMVVAHELVHLLEPSHNQRFHALLDTYCPNNRALSQRLKKPPANEL; encoded by the coding sequence TTGACGCAGCAATTTACGATTTTCCTACCCCGACCGGATGGGACGCCCATCCCCGTCGTCGTTACCAAAAAGCGCGTCAAGAACTTCAACCTGCGCGTCACATCGAGCGGTGAGGTCCACGCCAGCGCAACGCTCGACGCCAGCCGCGAGCGTATCGAAGCGTTTGTAAAGCGCAACAACGGCTGGATTATCAGCCGACTTGCCCAGCGCGAGCAACGTCAGGCGACGGCGCGAGAACCGCTCAGTCCCCTCTCGATCATTGCGCTTTGGGGCAAGCCCATCACGGTACAGGACGCACTCGATCACAACTTTGCATCACCCGCACCGCGACCCAAACAGGTCACCTTCGCAAGTTTTATGGGTACCGACGAATCGAACGAAGGCCCACAGGCCAAGCGGCGCGCAATCCTCGACGGCCTAACGTCCGACGAGCTCCAAGTCCATATCGACCAGCTCTATACGTCCGAGGTCACATCGGCGCTACGCGATATTGTGCACGCATACGAAATCGCAATGGGTGTCGCCGTTTCCCGCGTTTCCGTACGCAGCATGAAAACGCGCTGGGGCTCGTGCACGCCCAAAACCGGCGCCATTCGCATCGCACGAGAACTTGCCGCCTACCCCGTCGAATGCCTCGACATGGTTGTCGCCCACGAGCTCGTCCACTTGCTCGAGCCAAGCCACAATCAGCGGTTCCACGCCCTGCTCGACACGTACTGCCCCAACAATAGAGCTCTGTCGCAGCGACTCAAAAAACCGCCCGCCAACGAGCTTTAG
- a CDS encoding dipeptidase, which translates to MAYPVFDLHCDTADRIGWATLDLDLRFTAGTDGYFPGDETHPQDFDLIEGNACAISLAKIGNTPWAQCFATFVPDEIPTAHAARFQAQIMAHMSGQAMLNHDRMVNVRSAADIRPALKDGKVACIHTIENATFFAEDPALIEALKSLGVLMSSLSWNAQGPLASGHDTHAGLTAAGIEALTQMEHAGMILDVSHLNDECFDEVVAHATRPFVASHSNSRAVCGVKRNLTDDQFRTIRDMGGIVGLNYCSEFLSNEATDETAADVTFDQLAAHIEHWLDLGGEDVIALGGDWDGAKVPDFLSDASKMPEFQNMLSKHFGKTVMQKLCSDNALAFFERY; encoded by the coding sequence ATGGCATATCCCGTATTTGACCTACACTGCGACACCGCCGACCGCATCGGCTGGGCCACGCTCGATCTCGACCTGCGCTTTACCGCCGGCACCGACGGCTATTTCCCCGGCGACGAAACGCATCCGCAGGATTTCGACCTCATCGAGGGCAACGCCTGCGCCATCTCGCTCGCAAAGATCGGCAACACGCCGTGGGCACAGTGCTTCGCCACGTTTGTCCCCGACGAGATTCCCACCGCCCACGCCGCACGCTTCCAAGCACAGATCATGGCGCATATGAGCGGCCAGGCAATGCTCAACCACGACCGCATGGTCAACGTACGCAGCGCCGCTGACATTCGCCCTGCACTCAAAGACGGCAAGGTTGCCTGCATCCACACCATCGAAAACGCCACGTTCTTTGCCGAGGACCCCGCGCTGATCGAGGCGCTCAAGAGCCTGGGCGTACTCATGTCATCGCTCAGCTGGAACGCGCAGGGACCGCTCGCGAGCGGCCACGACACCCACGCCGGCCTCACCGCCGCCGGCATCGAGGCGCTTACGCAGATGGAACACGCCGGCATGATACTCGACGTCTCCCACCTCAACGATGAGTGCTTTGACGAGGTTGTCGCCCACGCCACGCGCCCCTTCGTCGCCAGCCACTCCAACTCCCGTGCGGTTTGCGGCGTCAAGCGCAACCTCACCGACGACCAGTTCCGTACCATTCGCGACATGGGCGGCATCGTCGGCCTCAACTACTGCAGCGAGTTCCTCTCCAACGAAGCAACCGACGAGACCGCCGCAGATGTCACCTTCGACCAGCTGGCAGCCCATATCGAACACTGGCTCGACCTGGGCGGCGAAGATGTCATCGCGCTCGGCGGCGACTGGGACGGCGCCAAGGTACCCGACTTCCTCTCCGATGCCAGCAAGATGCCCGAGTTCCAGAACATGCTTTCCAAGCACTTTGGCAAGACCGTGATGCAAAAGCTCTGCAGCGACAACGCCCTTGCCTTCTTCGAGCGTTATTAA
- a CDS encoding peptidylprolyl isomerase, which yields MSNQGKKVKTHYRGTLDDGTQFDSSYDRGEPLEFTCGAGQMIKGFDAAVVDMQVGEKKTVHIPAVDAYGERNPEMVITFPAEQVPNIEQIEKGMKLFLSTPSGMPVPAVVIDVTAEAVTLDANHELAGKDLNFDIELVEVED from the coding sequence ATGTCCAACCAGGGCAAGAAGGTCAAGACCCATTATCGCGGCACGCTCGACGACGGCACGCAGTTCGATAGCTCCTACGATCGCGGCGAGCCGCTGGAGTTCACCTGCGGCGCCGGCCAGATGATCAAGGGCTTCGACGCCGCTGTTGTCGACATGCAGGTGGGCGAGAAGAAGACCGTGCACATTCCTGCTGTCGATGCCTACGGCGAGCGCAACCCCGAGATGGTTATCACCTTCCCGGCCGAGCAGGTTCCCAATATCGAGCAGATCGAGAAGGGCATGAAGCTCTTCCTGTCCACGCCGAGCGGCATGCCCGTCCCCGCCGTGGTCATCGATGTGACGGCCGAGGCCGTGACGCTCGACGCCAACCACGAGCTCGCCGGCAAGGACCTCAACTTTGATATCGAGCTCGTCGAGGTCGAGGACTAG
- a CDS encoding Cof-type HAD-IIB family hydrolase: protein MGLEGIKLIACDLDGTLLHPGEREPRSEAFELIDELHRRGIVFMPASGRQYASLRYLFAPVADELAYVCENGALVMSEGHAVVKRSMERSLAMDIANAVVAFPHADVTLSCEGHLYTMSGNDAFVDHLRYEVHCDVAVVDRPEDIDEDVIKIAFQTPETEQPAALEYFERLFSDRVDVMTSGTEWTDFIGFDSGKGSALADYGCALGISPNEMMAFGDNENDRDMLNVVGHPYLMEDCNPSMRGVNDRVRYVRAVEEELRRLLAE from the coding sequence ATGGGTCTTGAGGGAATCAAGCTGATCGCCTGCGATTTGGACGGCACGTTGCTGCATCCGGGGGAGCGCGAGCCGCGTTCCGAGGCCTTTGAGCTCATCGATGAGCTGCATCGTCGCGGTATCGTGTTTATGCCGGCGAGCGGCCGTCAATATGCGAGCTTGCGCTATCTGTTTGCCCCGGTGGCCGATGAGCTCGCCTATGTGTGCGAAAACGGAGCCCTGGTGATGAGCGAGGGGCATGCCGTTGTCAAGCGTTCCATGGAGCGTAGCCTTGCTATGGATATCGCGAATGCCGTGGTCGCCTTTCCCCATGCCGACGTGACCCTTTCGTGTGAGGGGCACCTCTATACCATGAGCGGCAACGATGCGTTCGTCGACCATTTGCGTTACGAGGTCCACTGCGATGTGGCGGTGGTCGACCGTCCCGAGGACATTGACGAGGATGTCATTAAGATTGCGTTTCAAACGCCCGAGACAGAGCAGCCGGCGGCGCTGGAGTATTTCGAGCGCCTCTTTAGCGACCGTGTCGACGTGATGACGTCGGGAACCGAATGGACCGATTTTATCGGCTTTGATTCGGGCAAAGGGTCCGCGCTTGCCGATTATGGTTGCGCGCTGGGGATCTCACCTAACGAAATGATGGCGTTTGGCGATAACGAAAACGATCGCGACATGCTCAACGTGGTGGGCCATCCCTATCTGATGGAGGACTGCAATCCCAGCATGCGCGGTGTCAATGACCGTGTCCGCTACGTGCGCGCGGTTGAAGAAGAGCTGCGTCGTCTACTTGCTGAGTAG
- a CDS encoding transcriptional repressor — translation MAVQRRNTKQRKLVLDAVRQSYNHPTADEIYNAVRAQDDKISRGTVYRNLNLLADAGEILSIKTPGGSRFDRTIEPHAHIICTSCSRVIDVPLPFDAQLDAKASEQIGWNVTSHYTIFEGLCPNCR, via the coding sequence ATGGCGGTGCAAAGAAGAAACACCAAGCAGCGGAAGCTGGTTCTTGACGCCGTGCGCCAAAGCTATAACCACCCCACCGCCGATGAGATCTACAACGCCGTGCGCGCGCAGGATGACAAAATCAGCCGCGGTACGGTCTACCGCAATCTCAATCTCTTGGCCGACGCCGGGGAGATCCTCTCCATCAAGACACCGGGCGGCAGCCGCTTCGATCGCACCATCGAGCCGCATGCGCATATCATCTGCACCTCGTGCAGCCGCGTCATCGACGTACCGCTCCCCTTCGATGCCCAACTCGACGCCAAGGCGTCCGAGCAAATCGGCTGGAACGTCACCTCGCACTACACCATCTTCGAGGGCCTCTGCCCCAACTGTAGGTAG
- a CDS encoding acylphosphatase: MGLFDTFFSSVTGSSREPQKPSNIELELRRRLTVLASDEATQDTPQRYFLRWEGQVQGVGFRFTNTNLAQARALTGWVRNMEDGSVEMEIQGAPANILSHLEALHASYERMGTRFRLADAQARAPLTNEDGFSPRY, encoded by the coding sequence ATGGGCCTCTTCGATACGTTCTTCTCCAGCGTCACCGGCAGCAGTCGAGAGCCTCAAAAACCATCAAACATCGAGCTCGAGCTGCGCCGCAGGCTTACTGTGCTCGCAAGCGACGAGGCCACTCAAGACACTCCGCAGCGCTATTTTCTGCGGTGGGAGGGCCAAGTCCAGGGCGTTGGTTTTCGCTTTACCAACACCAACCTCGCGCAGGCACGCGCACTCACCGGCTGGGTGCGTAACATGGAAGACGGCTCCGTCGAGATGGAGATACAGGGGGCTCCGGCAAACATCCTATCTCATCTCGAGGCGCTTCATGCCTCCTACGAGCGCATGGGAACGCGTTTTCGCCTCGCAGACGCCCAGGCCCGAGCCCCACTTACCAATGAAGACGGTTTCAGTCCTCGTTATTAG
- a CDS encoding Gfo/Idh/MocA family oxidoreductase has product MLRIATIGTSMITDDFIQVVNANDQATFVGTLSRDADRGAAFTAEHGGERNFTALDELASADDVDAVYIGSPNALHHEQALACIAGGKHVIVEKPFCATEAQALEVFRAAEAAGVVALEAMRPLHDPAFHAIEDALGEIAPIRRASLRFGKYSSRYNEILAGRATNIFDCNMASGSLMDIGVYAVEPMVEIFGMPSGLTSMTTLLDSSTQELTHGPIDGCGSILASYGGGRISVELAHSKITNDLLPSQIEGERGTIQIDHLSTPRNVRIDYRGDVVRGSATEAPREQDDNGRALDLPKSSNTMEYELIDFVTAIGNIDNVKEEIWETPAGRHELGHYRDVTLVSLRIMDAVRQQAGITFPADSVKQA; this is encoded by the coding sequence ATGCTGCGCATCGCAACCATCGGCACATCCATGATCACCGACGACTTTATCCAAGTCGTCAATGCCAACGACCAGGCTACATTCGTAGGCACGCTCTCGCGCGACGCAGATCGTGGCGCCGCCTTTACCGCCGAACACGGCGGCGAACGCAACTTCACCGCACTTGACGAGCTTGCGTCCGCCGACGACGTCGACGCCGTCTACATCGGCAGCCCCAACGCGCTCCATCACGAGCAGGCGCTCGCCTGCATCGCCGGTGGCAAGCACGTCATCGTCGAGAAGCCCTTCTGCGCCACCGAAGCGCAGGCACTGGAAGTCTTCCGCGCTGCCGAGGCAGCAGGCGTCGTGGCCCTCGAGGCCATGCGCCCGCTTCACGACCCCGCCTTCCACGCCATTGAGGACGCTCTGGGCGAGATTGCGCCCATTCGCCGCGCCTCACTGCGCTTTGGCAAGTATTCCTCACGCTACAACGAAATCCTCGCTGGACGCGCCACCAATATCTTCGACTGCAATATGGCATCGGGTTCCCTCATGGACATTGGCGTCTACGCCGTCGAGCCCATGGTCGAGATTTTCGGCATGCCCTCTGGTCTCACCAGCATGACCACGCTGCTCGACTCCTCAACGCAAGAGCTCACCCATGGCCCCATCGACGGTTGCGGTTCCATTCTCGCCAGCTATGGCGGTGGCCGTATCTCCGTCGAGCTCGCGCACTCCAAAATTACGAATGACCTGCTGCCCTCGCAGATCGAAGGCGAGCGTGGCACTATCCAGATCGACCATCTGTCCACGCCCCGCAACGTCCGCATCGACTATCGCGGCGACGTCGTACGCGGCTCGGCGACCGAGGCACCGCGCGAACAGGACGACAACGGCCGTGCGCTCGATCTGCCCAAATCGAGCAACACTATGGAATACGAACTCATAGACTTTGTCACCGCCATCGGTAACATCGATAACGTTAAGGAAGAGATCTGGGAGACCCCAGCGGGACGCCACGAGCTCGGCCACTACCGCGATGTCACGCTCGTCTCGCTCCGCATCATGGATGCCGTGCGTCAGCAGGCCGGCATTACCTTCCCCGCCGATTCAGTCAAGCAGGCCTAG
- the rnhA gene encoding ribonuclease HI has translation MALQWSLTRSVPNERNHVKVIIYTDGSARSNPGRGGYGAVLKYTNPAGKTFTSELSRGYAKTTNNRMELMAVIVALEALNRPCEVEVHSDSQYVVNAFNKHWIDGWKKRGWKTANKQPVKNRDLWERLLAAKSKHKVEFIWVKGHAGHELNERCDELATTAADGANLDIDTGFSESDL, from the coding sequence ATGGCGCTACAATGGTCACTCACACGAAGCGTACCCAACGAAAGGAACCATGTGAAGGTCATCATCTATACCGACGGCTCGGCCCGATCAAATCCGGGACGCGGCGGCTACGGCGCCGTGCTCAAGTACACCAACCCCGCCGGCAAGACCTTCACCTCCGAGCTTTCGCGTGGCTACGCCAAGACCACTAACAACCGCATGGAGCTCATGGCGGTCATCGTGGCGCTCGAGGCACTTAACCGCCCCTGCGAGGTCGAGGTCCATTCCGATTCGCAATACGTCGTCAACGCCTTCAACAAACACTGGATCGACGGCTGGAAAAAGCGCGGGTGGAAAACTGCCAACAAGCAGCCCGTCAAGAACCGCGACCTGTGGGAGCGCCTGCTTGCCGCAAAGAGCAAGCATAAGGTGGAGTTCATCTGGGTTAAGGGGCATGCCGGCCACGAGCTCAATGAGCGCTGCGACGAGCTCGCCACCACCGCGGCCGACGGAGCCAACCTCGATATCGACACCGGCTTTAGCGAGAGCGACCTGTAA